A region of Paenibacillus sp. JNUCC-31 DNA encodes the following proteins:
- a CDS encoding amidase, with product MKDQWNAMVNQVIVEPTGQGRLNGLSFMVKDVFAVRDIINGAGNPCWLQTHGPEAEHAETLNLLLQQGARLTGMTHTDELMFSLNGENVHYGTPVNPRAPDRIPGGSSSGSAVAVAAGLADFSLGTDTGGSVRVPSSYCGIYGMRPSHGIVSEKGVIPLAPSFDTVGWMARDLETLCRVGEVLLPQTDSGTGFSRVLIGEDAWELADTESKEALAPYLKLLCGMAASHETVHIAPQGLPEWMTMFRTIQGYEIWQEHGAWIEREQPTFGPDTAGRFSWASTVERADQEKAAKRRVEVCKHMTDLLRTDTVLVIPTTTGAAPKLGLGGPLIEERRVKTMRLTCISGLSGLPQLTIPAAEVLGHPVGISIIAGPGQDQRLLEWATSFFSAVNSEVKG from the coding sequence ATGAAGGACCAATGGAACGCCATGGTCAACCAGGTGATCGTTGAACCGACAGGACAGGGTAGGCTGAACGGACTCAGCTTTATGGTCAAGGATGTGTTTGCCGTCCGTGACATTATAAATGGCGCAGGTAATCCATGTTGGCTCCAGACGCATGGGCCCGAGGCGGAACACGCGGAAACGCTCAACCTGCTATTGCAGCAAGGAGCAAGGCTAACGGGGATGACGCATACGGATGAGCTGATGTTCAGCTTGAATGGTGAAAATGTTCATTATGGAACACCAGTGAATCCAAGGGCACCCGATCGTATCCCTGGCGGTTCATCGAGCGGATCGGCGGTTGCTGTCGCCGCTGGGCTTGCTGACTTCTCCCTTGGAACGGATACGGGAGGATCGGTGCGTGTGCCATCTTCGTACTGTGGAATTTATGGAATGCGTCCATCACATGGCATTGTCTCCGAGAAAGGTGTTATCCCACTCGCTCCCAGCTTCGACACCGTCGGCTGGATGGCACGTGATCTCGAGACGCTGTGCCGGGTAGGAGAAGTGCTTTTGCCGCAGACAGACTCGGGTACAGGCTTTAGCCGGGTGCTCATCGGTGAGGATGCGTGGGAGCTTGCTGACACGGAGAGCAAAGAGGCGCTTGCCCCTTACCTGAAGCTGCTGTGCGGCATGGCTGCGAGCCATGAAACGGTACACATCGCCCCGCAGGGTCTACCTGAATGGATGACCATGTTCAGGACGATCCAGGGCTATGAAATATGGCAGGAGCACGGGGCGTGGATTGAACGTGAGCAGCCGACCTTCGGGCCAGATACGGCCGGGCGATTCTCCTGGGCAAGCACTGTTGAACGTGCCGATCAGGAGAAGGCAGCCAAACGCCGAGTCGAGGTGTGCAAGCACATGACTGACCTGCTCAGAACGGATACGGTGCTTGTGATTCCGACGACGACTGGAGCGGCCCCGAAGCTAGGCTTGGGCGGGCCTTTAATTGAAGAACGAAGAGTGAAAACGATGCGTTTAACCTGCATTTCCGGCTTGTCGGGTCTGCCGCAGCTTACGATTCCCGCTGCGGAGGTACTGGGCCACCCGGTGGGTATTTCGATCATTGCCGGTCCGGGACAGGATCAGCGTCTGCTGGAATGGGCCACATCCTTTTTTTCAGCAGTAAATTCAGAAGTAAAAGGATAA
- a CDS encoding cysteine hydrolase family protein yields the protein MFKLGNQKSYWQVSETLVDLRRTQKYGKSVTLPAQPQEVIFDLEHTAVIVIDMQNDFCTPGGWLDSIGVDTSPLLNPVSRLNRLMPELRKAGVPVIWVNWGNREDRMNVPPSVLHVYNLDGRGNGIGDPLPGNGSKVLEKGSWGTAIVDGLDSSPDDIYVDKYRMSGFWDTPLDSILRNLNIQTVLFAGVNLDQCVMHTLQDAACLGYDGILLEDCSATSSPDFCIEATLYNIKQCYGFVTDSTWLVQELSGGATPVERNTSEELASLEG from the coding sequence ATGTTCAAACTTGGAAATCAAAAGAGCTATTGGCAAGTGTCCGAAACGCTGGTGGATCTAAGGCGAACGCAAAAGTACGGCAAGTCAGTAACCCTCCCTGCACAGCCGCAGGAAGTCATATTTGATCTCGAGCATACAGCGGTTATTGTCATCGATATGCAGAATGATTTCTGTACACCGGGGGGATGGCTGGATTCCATTGGGGTCGATACCTCGCCGCTGCTGAACCCGGTCAGCCGGCTGAACCGACTGATGCCCGAGCTGCGTAAAGCGGGAGTGCCTGTGATTTGGGTGAACTGGGGCAACCGGGAAGACCGAATGAACGTGCCGCCATCCGTGCTCCATGTGTACAATTTGGATGGACGGGGCAACGGCATCGGGGACCCGCTGCCAGGGAACGGCTCCAAGGTGCTGGAGAAAGGCAGTTGGGGAACGGCAATTGTCGATGGCCTGGATTCATCTCCCGATGATATCTATGTGGATAAATACCGCATGAGCGGGTTTTGGGATACACCACTGGACAGTATTCTACGCAATCTTAATATTCAAACAGTGTTGTTTGCCGGGGTAAATCTCGATCAGTGTGTCATGCATACACTGCAGGACGCGGCTTGTCTCGGATATGACGGCATACTTCTGGAGGATTGCTCGGCAACAAGCTCCCCGGATTTCTGCATAGAAGCGACATTGTACAATATCAAGCAATGTTATGGCTTCGTTACAGATTCCACCTGGTTGGTACAAGAGCTGAGCGGGGGAGCGACTCCTGTAGAGAGAAACACCTCGGAAGAGCTGGCATCGTTAGAAGGCTGA
- a CDS encoding ABC transporter substrate-binding protein produces the protein MSKHHMNFRYKKWLLSAASLILLLLSACSNSSALESAAPAGGEAGTDLKQVKLIEGWYAKGEDGGYFAALQQNYYKDKGIDMTIQPGGPEVSTMQLVAAGKAEFGISYADEILKAREQGIPVVGILAGFQSTPQVLMYHKGENIQDFTDLNGKTVYIGTAVPYWEYIKSQYNLTDVKEMKYNGQLVNFINDPSSLNQGYITNEPYALSQQGVEVDYLKIADSGYANYADVLFTTEDYLKEHPDVVEAVVQASQKGWSYYLDNYEKVNPFIQTYNPDMTVEAMNYEAVQEKPFILNKESEANGIGYMTKERWSTLQDQMIKGGGLTKALDVTQAFTTEYLMKP, from the coding sequence ATGTCCAAACATCATATGAACTTTCGTTATAAGAAATGGTTGCTGTCGGCTGCATCTTTGATCCTACTGCTTCTAAGCGCATGCTCCAATTCCTCCGCTCTAGAATCCGCCGCCCCGGCGGGAGGGGAAGCCGGAACAGATTTGAAGCAGGTGAAACTGATCGAGGGCTGGTACGCCAAAGGGGAAGATGGAGGCTATTTTGCGGCATTGCAGCAGAACTATTATAAGGACAAAGGGATCGACATGACGATTCAGCCAGGAGGCCCCGAGGTGTCAACCATGCAGCTAGTCGCTGCAGGCAAAGCTGAATTCGGCATTTCTTATGCGGATGAAATTTTGAAGGCGCGGGAACAGGGAATCCCTGTTGTCGGTATCCTTGCTGGTTTTCAAAGCACACCGCAGGTTCTGATGTACCACAAGGGGGAGAACATTCAGGATTTCACAGACCTGAACGGCAAAACCGTATACATCGGTACAGCGGTGCCTTACTGGGAATATATCAAGAGCCAATACAATCTGACAGATGTAAAAGAAATGAAGTATAACGGGCAGCTTGTCAATTTTATCAATGACCCCAGTTCGCTCAATCAGGGTTACATCACGAATGAGCCTTACGCACTTTCTCAGCAGGGGGTTGAGGTGGACTATCTGAAAATCGCCGATTCCGGTTATGCGAACTATGCTGACGTTCTTTTTACGACTGAAGATTACCTCAAAGAGCACCCTGATGTCGTTGAAGCTGTAGTGCAGGCAAGTCAGAAAGGTTGGAGTTATTATCTAGACAACTATGAAAAGGTAAACCCGTTTATTCAAACCTACAATCCCGATATGACGGTAGAGGCAATGAATTATGAGGCAGTGCAGGAAAAACCCTTTATTCTTAACAAGGAATCCGAGGCAAACGGTATTGGTTACATGACAAAGGAACGCTGGAGCACCTTGCAGGATCAGATGATCAAGGGTGGAGGATTAACGAAGGCACTAGATGTTACACAGGCGTTTACAACGGAGTATCTGATGAAGCCATAA
- a CDS encoding ABC transporter permease yields MEEMVANPAVETTPGIRASEKDNIRSHHPAEESPVIGLLKKILPPIVVFVLFIGGWELIVRILGMPPYILPKPSDIAAAAAENSTNLIASVSTTIVEALIGFTISVVLGISLAILLALSKTVEKSVYPYAIILQTIPVVAVAPIIVIWFGAGINAIVIISFLISFFPILSNTLIGLNSTDQNMKNLFYLYNASKLQTIWRLRFPAALPYIMAGLKISCSSSVVGAIVGEYIAGIGGGQGGLGYGITVAATRLQTPYLFACGLAASALGIAFFLIINMVSNKLLKSWHESAMK; encoded by the coding sequence ATGGAAGAGATGGTAGCTAATCCAGCCGTTGAAACGACACCAGGTATCCGAGCTTCCGAGAAGGACAATATCCGCAGCCATCATCCGGCAGAAGAGAGCCCAGTCATTGGACTGCTGAAAAAAATTCTGCCGCCAATCGTCGTGTTTGTCCTGTTTATCGGCGGATGGGAATTAATCGTGCGGATACTTGGAATGCCTCCATATATCTTGCCCAAGCCATCCGATATTGCCGCAGCCGCTGCTGAGAACAGCACAAATCTGATTGCTTCGGTAAGCACAACCATTGTTGAGGCGTTGATCGGTTTTACGATCAGTGTCGTGCTCGGTATTTCATTGGCCATTCTGCTGGCTCTGTCCAAAACAGTGGAAAAAAGCGTATATCCGTACGCCATTATCCTACAGACTATTCCGGTCGTTGCGGTAGCACCAATCATTGTAATCTGGTTCGGAGCGGGAATAAATGCCATTGTGATCATCTCATTCTTAATCAGCTTTTTCCCGATTTTATCAAATACGCTCATCGGATTGAACTCAACGGATCAGAACATGAAGAATTTATTCTATTTGTATAATGCAAGCAAGCTGCAAACCATTTGGAGGCTGAGATTTCCAGCGGCACTTCCGTACATTATGGCAGGACTGAAAATTTCATGCTCCAGTTCGGTTGTCGGAGCGATCGTTGGTGAATACATTGCAGGCATTGGTGGCGGACAAGGCGGACTCGGTTACGGGATTACCGTTGCGGCAACCCGCCTGCAAACTCCTTATCTGTTCGCCTGCGGTTTAGCGGCATCCGCCCTAGGAATCGCATTTTTCCTAATCATCAACATGGTGTCGAACAAACTTTTGAAGTCCTGGCATGAATCAGCAATGAAATGA
- a CDS encoding ABC transporter ATP-binding protein, with the protein MQLTQNQQAAAQKDSRSMLVIDDVGKIYPNGTVAVQHANLHVGEGEFLCFVGPSGCGKSTIFNMIAGLTEPTSGHLTVLGTSPKEARKQNEIAFVFQEHTLLPWAKLIDNVTMPLTLRGVSKKERITEGERVLELVGLKDYMKVLPRELSGGMKMRVSIARALISRPKLLLMDEPFGALDEITRQTLQNELLNIWEQDKKMSVLFITHNVFESVFLSTKVVVMTPRPGKISDFIDIPFAYPRDDEFRTQPEFGEYVRSVSNVLKH; encoded by the coding sequence ATGCAGCTCACCCAAAATCAACAGGCAGCGGCCCAAAAGGACAGCCGTTCCATGCTTGTAATCGATGATGTCGGCAAAATCTACCCCAATGGCACTGTAGCTGTGCAGCATGCGAATCTGCATGTGGGGGAAGGAGAATTTCTATGTTTTGTCGGTCCTTCCGGTTGCGGGAAATCTACCATTTTCAATATGATTGCCGGTTTGACGGAACCGACCTCCGGTCATCTGACCGTGCTGGGTACTTCCCCAAAGGAAGCACGTAAACAGAATGAAATTGCCTTTGTATTTCAGGAGCATACCCTGCTCCCGTGGGCCAAGCTGATTGATAATGTCACCATGCCTCTTACTTTGCGTGGCGTATCCAAAAAGGAGCGAATTACCGAAGGGGAGCGGGTTCTAGAGCTGGTAGGCCTGAAGGATTATATGAAGGTGCTGCCCCGTGAGTTGTCAGGCGGAATGAAGATGAGAGTATCTATTGCAAGAGCGTTGATATCCCGTCCCAAGTTGCTGTTAATGGACGAACCGTTTGGCGCCCTTGATGAAATTACCAGGCAGACGCTGCAGAATGAACTGCTAAATATTTGGGAACAGGACAAGAAGATGTCGGTTCTGTTCATTACGCATAACGTGTTCGAAAGTGTGTTCCTATCGACAAAGGTCGTGGTGATGACGCCTCGTCCCGGTAAAATTTCGGATTTCATTGATATTCCGTTTGCCTATCCGAGGGATGATGAATTCCGGACCCAGCCTGAATTCGGTGAATATGTACGCAGCGTGTCCAATGTACTGAAACATTGA
- a CDS encoding PucR family transcriptional regulator — MQLTIEDALAVYPLSEGKLAAGKKGISRTISSINLMDAPDVINWMKEGELLLTTAYAIRDSPEEFVNLLQKLNERGASGLGIKLGRYWAEIPEIALLEADRLGLPLIELPFQFTFSEQITALYQSEFQRDTRRLNELLETQKKLVDFAMQADEYTNYFQSITSILGVPLAIVTSEGQALYNMTRCSEMELLSDWPWNQDNRFYKSASNLLYRVPLLKNGKSYGYLLIQTENLLEAHEMEGIFHQAAVILSYHLEVIQNQEATAAGSRLGTAMERYLKGNASLKTVLEFAEALGSTFWSTPYVCMVSSTRADAWDHESQRRKLREIQNKLQDHPKTSSLESHHFYVMNRIYSLLPLLEEEAKERSQYENSARLYADLMHGWDHGAGAWTCYISKVRTGMEEFIDGFRECGEAERISTELGLSEPVVMFADLEFIYLFKHIPQEVMVRYCSYLFRPLLDKEEEYTSEMMHTLEAYFANNGQVNETARELFIHRNTVLYRLEKISGLLNLDLKNTDHLLLLKLGLMFRHLISPERQI, encoded by the coding sequence ATGCAATTAACTATAGAAGATGCGTTGGCGGTGTACCCGTTATCGGAAGGGAAGTTGGCAGCCGGTAAAAAAGGAATTTCTCGAACGATTAGCTCCATCAATTTGATGGATGCGCCGGATGTGATCAACTGGATGAAAGAAGGGGAGCTCTTATTGACTACAGCTTATGCGATTAGGGATTCACCCGAGGAATTTGTTAATTTGCTGCAAAAGCTGAATGAACGGGGGGCCTCCGGGCTTGGCATCAAGCTTGGTCGATACTGGGCGGAAATACCAGAGATAGCCCTGCTGGAAGCCGATCGGCTGGGCTTGCCCCTAATTGAGCTGCCTTTTCAATTCACCTTCTCCGAGCAGATCACCGCTCTCTACCAATCCGAGTTCCAACGCGATACCCGCCGGCTGAATGAATTGCTTGAAACGCAGAAGAAGCTGGTTGATTTTGCGATGCAGGCGGATGAGTACACCAATTACTTTCAAAGTATCACAAGCATATTAGGGGTTCCTTTAGCCATCGTTACCTCTGAAGGACAGGCCTTGTATAACATGACACGCTGTTCCGAAATGGAACTGTTGAGCGATTGGCCCTGGAATCAGGACAATCGGTTTTACAAGTCGGCGAGCAACCTGTTGTATCGGGTCCCCCTGCTGAAAAACGGAAAGTCATACGGTTACTTGCTGATACAAACTGAAAATCTGCTGGAAGCACATGAAATGGAGGGCATTTTTCACCAAGCTGCCGTTATTCTTTCCTATCATCTGGAGGTCATCCAGAATCAGGAGGCTACTGCGGCAGGCAGTCGTCTTGGCACGGCCATGGAACGTTACTTAAAGGGGAACGCCTCTCTGAAAACGGTGCTCGAATTTGCCGAAGCATTGGGAAGCACATTTTGGAGCACGCCCTACGTATGCATGGTATCTTCCACAAGAGCGGATGCTTGGGACCATGAAAGTCAGAGGCGCAAACTGAGGGAGATTCAGAATAAACTTCAGGACCATCCCAAAACGTCCTCCTTGGAATCCCATCATTTTTATGTGATGAACCGCATATATTCACTCTTACCACTTCTAGAAGAAGAAGCCAAGGAGCGAAGCCAGTATGAGAATTCGGCGCGTTTGTATGCGGATTTGATGCATGGATGGGACCACGGAGCAGGAGCATGGACATGTTATATCAGTAAAGTGAGAACGGGTATGGAGGAGTTCATCGACGGCTTCCGAGAGTGTGGGGAGGCTGAGAGAATCAGCACGGAGCTCGGTTTAAGCGAACCGGTTGTCATGTTTGCTGACCTGGAATTTATTTATCTCTTCAAGCATATTCCACAGGAGGTCATGGTCAGGTATTGCTCTTATTTGTTCCGTCCACTGCTGGACAAAGAAGAGGAATACACCAGTGAGATGATGCACACACTTGAAGCCTATTTCGCCAACAACGGCCAAGTGAATGAAACTGCACGTGAGCTATTTATCCATCGCAACACGGTGCTGTACAGGCTGGAGAAAATTTCGGGGCTGCTGAATCTGGATTTGAAGAATACCGATCATCTGCTGCTCTTAAAGCTGGGACTTATGTTTAGGCATTTGATATCGCCCGAGAGACAAATTTAA
- a CDS encoding Imm53 family immunity protein, producing the protein MMKTLNWLLNWYLENCNGDWEHSSSPTMYLS; encoded by the coding sequence ATGATGAAAACATTGAATTGGCTTCTGAACTGGTATCTTGAAAACTGTAATGGTGATTGGGAGCATTCGTCGTCACCTACCATGTATTTATCTTGA
- a CDS encoding NAD(P)-dependent alcohol dehydrogenase, translating into MEWRMIMRENMFDMGSSSKLDTNSMNAMVYDTYGTSEVLRFEQVTIPVPKDNEVLIEVHATSVNSWDWDLLRGKPFVNRIGAIRQPRYRILGADVAGRVIAVGSSVKRFKSGDEVFGDLSGCGWGGFAEYVCAKETVLTPKPAAISFVQAAAIPQAAVLALQGIRDTGGLKSGQTVLINGAGGGVGTFAIQYAKLHGAEVTGVDSSEKLDMLQTLGADHVLDYTKEDFTARGQQYDLILDVVGNRSVLALKRALRNGGRYVMIGGPMSRILQNLLWAPFISWREKKKIMLLVHKPNDGDQKVWKELIELGQVLPVIDRQYPFSEAAQAFRDIGEGRLKGKAVVSIKMKM; encoded by the coding sequence ATGGAATGGAGAATGATCATGAGAGAGAATATGTTTGATATGGGATCATCCAGCAAACTGGACACCAACTCAATGAATGCGATGGTGTATGATACGTACGGAACATCTGAAGTTCTCCGATTTGAACAAGTCACAATCCCTGTGCCCAAGGACAATGAAGTTTTGATAGAGGTTCATGCGACTTCGGTAAATTCCTGGGATTGGGACCTCCTTCGGGGGAAACCATTCGTAAACCGCATCGGTGCAATCCGTCAGCCTCGTTACAGGATTCTTGGAGCAGACGTAGCGGGGCGGGTGATCGCGGTTGGGTCATCTGTCAAACGATTTAAATCTGGAGATGAGGTGTTCGGAGATCTTTCCGGTTGTGGATGGGGTGGATTCGCGGAGTATGTATGTGCTAAAGAGACTGTTTTGACGCCAAAACCTGCTGCAATCAGCTTTGTACAGGCGGCCGCTATCCCACAGGCAGCCGTGCTAGCTTTACAAGGTATACGTGATACGGGAGGCCTCAAAAGTGGGCAAACCGTTCTTATTAATGGCGCTGGTGGCGGAGTTGGGACGTTTGCCATCCAATATGCGAAATTGCATGGAGCAGAAGTGACTGGAGTAGACAGTAGCGAGAAGCTAGATATGCTGCAGACATTAGGGGCTGATCATGTGTTGGATTATACGAAAGAAGACTTCACAGCAAGAGGACAACAATATGACTTGATCCTTGATGTCGTTGGAAACCGTTCTGTTTTAGCTTTGAAGCGCGCACTACGGAATGGTGGTAGGTATGTAATGATTGGAGGCCCTATGTCACGCATTCTCCAAAATCTTTTGTGGGCTCCATTCATTTCCTGGCGTGAAAAAAAGAAAATAATGCTGCTCGTCCATAAACCGAACGATGGGGATCAGAAGGTCTGGAAGGAGCTTATCGAATTAGGCCAAGTTTTGCCGGTTATTGATCGGCAGTACCCATTTAGTGAAGCAGCTCAGGCGTTTCGTGATATTGGAGAAGGTCGATTGAAGGGGAAAGCCGTCGTGTCCATAAAAATGAAAATGTAG
- a CDS encoding alpha/beta fold hydrolase: MNILKVNGIDLAYDSYGNETDETILLIAGLGTQMIRWTVPLCEMLVARGFRVIRFDNRDTGLSTHFSHYATLDFEELAKTLMSGQRPDIPYTLDDMSNDAVGLLDALGIKKAHFVGRSMGGMIAQFAASRYPERVLSLTSIMSTTGNPELPPTSPEVMALMTRPAPNPMEDEAGYLAHSLAFAKRIAGTSYPFEENEYRSLIREEVQRAYDPGSVGRQIAAIAVSGDRRPHLAKVTVPALIIHGMDDPMFVPACGKDTAQAISGAEFMLLEGMGHDLPPQLFQTIVDGIERTARRKG; encoded by the coding sequence ATGAATATTCTGAAAGTAAACGGTATTGATCTCGCCTATGACAGCTATGGCAACGAAACGGACGAAACCATTCTTCTGATCGCCGGGCTGGGAACCCAAATGATCCGTTGGACCGTTCCATTATGTGAAATGTTGGTGGCGCGAGGATTTAGAGTCATTCGCTTTGACAATCGTGATACCGGTCTATCCACACACTTTAGCCATTACGCTACATTGGATTTTGAAGAACTTGCTAAAACACTTATGTCGGGACAGCGCCCGGATATTCCATATACACTCGATGATATGTCTAACGATGCGGTCGGACTGCTCGACGCCCTTGGGATTAAAAAGGCACATTTCGTTGGGCGCTCAATGGGCGGCATGATTGCCCAGTTTGCAGCCAGCAGATACCCGGAACGAGTTCTATCCCTTACTTCCATCATGTCGACAACAGGAAATCCCGAGCTTCCCCCAACATCTCCGGAAGTCATGGCGTTGATGACTCGGCCTGCACCGAATCCGATGGAGGATGAGGCAGGATATTTGGCACATAGCCTGGCTTTTGCCAAACGCATTGCCGGCACCAGCTATCCGTTTGAAGAGAACGAGTATCGTTCACTCATTCGAGAGGAAGTCCAGCGAGCTTATGACCCGGGCAGTGTTGGGCGACAAATCGCAGCAATTGCCGTTTCTGGCGACCGTCGTCCGCATCTGGCAAAAGTAACCGTTCCAGCATTAATTATTCATGGAATGGACGACCCGATGTTTGTCCCCGCATGTGGCAAAGATACGGCGCAAGCCATCTCTGGTGCAGAGTTCATGTTGCTTGAAGGCATGGGACATGATCTGCCACCGCAACTGTTCCAAACGATTGTTGATGGCATCGAACGGACAGCCCGGCGCAAGGGATAA
- a CDS encoding DUF2239 family protein, protein MQTEPTQTSCTAFVGRQLIAKGTLQHVVAIVKDTLEDREIAQLLIFDDFTGKPIDIDFRGKTAEVLQRLSNQAGHTPDEKESEQPTRRVGRPKLGVVSGEVTLLPRHWDWLKSQPGGASVTLRKLVDEARRSGKNESKVRTAQEASYHFMTAMAGDFPQHEEALRALYAGNQDRFYQLIDDWAPDIRDHIKTLAENAFIEEET, encoded by the coding sequence ATGCAGACTGAACCAACACAAACAAGTTGTACTGCCTTTGTAGGGAGACAACTCATTGCCAAAGGGACATTGCAGCACGTTGTTGCTATCGTAAAGGATACCCTGGAGGATAGGGAAATTGCCCAATTGCTTATCTTTGACGATTTTACTGGAAAACCAATTGATATTGATTTTCGTGGAAAAACAGCTGAGGTACTTCAACGGTTAAGCAATCAGGCTGGCCATACACCGGATGAGAAAGAAAGTGAACAACCAACGCGGCGGGTTGGTCGTCCAAAGTTGGGGGTAGTATCCGGTGAGGTTACTTTACTTCCTCGACATTGGGATTGGCTTAAATCTCAACCCGGAGGAGCTTCTGTAACTTTGCGAAAACTGGTCGATGAAGCTCGCCGTTCTGGGAAAAATGAGAGTAAGGTACGAACGGCACAAGAAGCAAGTTACCATTTTATGACGGCAATGGCGGGCGATTTCCCTCAGCACGAAGAGGCCTTAAGAGCACTATATGCCGGGAATCAGGATCGTTTTTACCAATTGATTGACGATTGGGCACCCGATATCAGAGACCATATCAAAACATTAGCCGAGAATGCATTCATAGAGGAAGAAACCTAA
- a CDS encoding Cof-type HAD-IIB family hydrolase, with product MIKLVVTDLDGTFLNNKGLYDVELFKKVYAEMQQKGITFVACTGKQCERVEKLFDEHGKGVWILGDSAARIKKDGEVVKEFSIGRDLALQAIDRIQDFDKTMTLIVCASDAAYVHSSIAEDMYKVVKGSYERVIKIDSFENIESRFIKITVFDSEGRSTALRAHVEGTLSGQIYIVDSEAKWLDITALHTHKGETVKKLQEMLGVTYEETMSFGDGENDVELMTIAKYSFAVSNACENTKKAANFITKSNEENGVLLTVQKILDLQ from the coding sequence ATGATTAAACTGGTAGTCACTGATTTAGATGGAACGTTTCTGAACAATAAAGGTCTGTACGATGTCGAACTCTTCAAAAAAGTTTATGCAGAGATGCAGCAAAAAGGAATTACATTTGTCGCTTGCACCGGGAAACAATGTGAACGTGTTGAAAAATTGTTTGACGAGCATGGCAAAGGAGTTTGGATCCTGGGTGACAGTGCTGCTCGAATTAAAAAAGATGGTGAAGTCGTTAAAGAGTTCAGCATTGGTCGGGATCTCGCCCTGCAGGCGATTGATCGTATTCAAGACTTCGACAAAACGATGACTCTTATCGTCTGTGCAAGCGATGCTGCTTACGTTCATTCTTCCATTGCAGAAGATATGTACAAAGTGGTTAAAGGCTCCTATGAACGTGTAATAAAAATAGATTCCTTTGAAAATATCGAGAGTCGTTTTATCAAAATTACGGTCTTTGATTCGGAAGGACGAAGTACAGCATTAAGAGCTCATGTTGAGGGTACATTGAGTGGACAAATTTACATTGTTGACTCGGAGGCTAAATGGCTGGATATTACGGCATTGCACACGCATAAAGGGGAGACCGTTAAGAAACTGCAAGAGATGTTGGGTGTCACATACGAGGAAACGATGTCATTTGGTGACGGTGAGAATGATGTGGAGCTTATGACTATCGCCAAATACAGTTTTGCAGTAAGTAATGCTTGTGAAAATACGAAAAAAGCAGCGAACTTCATTACGAAGTCAAACGAAGAGAATGGTGTTCTTCTAACAGTTCAAAAAATACTGGATTTACAGTAA